A single window of Deinococcus aquiradiocola DNA harbors:
- a CDS encoding asparaginase yields MTLSPAPQLALVHTGGTIASRPDPGGAGVTPQVAPTLAEQVPGLEGVHVRTYQPFTLPSPHVTPAHMLALGQLIGSLEDVDGVVVTHGTDTLEETAFFLHLTLDCPFPVVLTGSMRHSAELSGDGPGNLRDAAQVALHPHSRGRGPLVVFGGDIYDARTVTKVHTSAVDAFGGYPGPIGRIDQGPAGPALRYFAGPEGRQQYAPRQLSARVEVLYAYAGWQGEGFAEAEARADGLVIAALGTGNLPGELLPLIEATRKPVVIATRTHAGPILPVYGYAGGGATLKRAGAIPASFLNAHKARLLLLLLLSLGLDREAARQVFEDGLF; encoded by the coding sequence CGCAGGTCGCGCCGACCCTGGCCGAACAGGTGCCGGGCCTGGAGGGCGTCCACGTCCGCACGTACCAGCCGTTCACGCTGCCCAGCCCGCACGTCACGCCTGCGCACATGCTGGCGCTCGGGCAGCTGATCGGGTCGCTGGAGGACGTGGACGGCGTGGTCGTCACGCACGGCACCGACACGCTGGAGGAAACGGCGTTCTTCCTGCACCTGACGCTGGATTGCCCCTTCCCGGTCGTGCTGACGGGCAGCATGCGGCACAGCGCGGAACTGTCCGGCGACGGTCCCGGCAACCTGCGGGACGCGGCGCAGGTGGCGCTGCACCCACACAGTCGCGGGCGCGGGCCGCTCGTGGTATTCGGCGGCGACATCTACGACGCCCGGACTGTGACCAAGGTGCATACGAGCGCCGTGGACGCCTTCGGCGGGTACCCGGGCCCGATCGGGCGGATCGATCAGGGGCCAGCTGGTCCGGCCCTGCGGTACTTCGCCGGTCCGGAGGGACGCCAGCAGTACGCGCCCCGGCAGCTGAGCGCGCGGGTGGAGGTGCTGTACGCGTACGCGGGCTGGCAGGGAGAGGGTTTCGCGGAGGCCGAGGCGCGCGCCGACGGGCTGGTGATCGCGGCGCTCGGGACGGGGAACCTGCCCGGCGAACTGCTCCCGCTGATCGAGGCGACGCGCAAGCCGGTCGTGATCGCGACGCGGACGCACGCCGGGCCGATCCTGCCGGTGTACGGGTACGCGGGCGGCGGCGCGACCCTGAAACGCGCGGGCGCGATCCCCGCGAGTTTCCTGAACGCGCACAAGGCGAGGCTGCTGCTGCTGCTGCTGCTGTCGCTGGGCCTGGACCGGGAAGCGGCCCGGCAGGTGTTCGAGGACGGCCTGTTCTGA